ATTAGCAATCTGCTCCATTACCGCTCTGGCACCTCTCCAAGCTCAAGAAACGTGTTCTATTTTGCGGTTGCAAATGTAAGACAACATTTCATATCTCACAACTATTTCTGCGCTTTTTTTAATCTTTTTTCAATCTTTTTTTTAAACAACTTAACAATCAAATAGATAGAATTAACAAAAAATTGATATTAAATTTAAAATTCAATCGAATTGACACAAAATTTGAATTTATTTAAATAAAGAGTAAATTTGCTTGATTAACTAATATTAACAGAAAATGAACAAAAGAGTTGTTATCGTTTCTGCCGTTAGAACACCTATCGGAAGTTTCATGGGAGGTTTATCTACCGTACCCGCACCAAAATTAGGTGCTGCCGCTATAAAAGGAGCACTTCAAAAAATTAACCTTGACCCAAAATTAGTTGATGAAGTATTTATGGGTAATGTAGTACAAGCCGGAGTTGGACAAGCGCCAGCGCGTCAGGCTGCGCTTTTTGCAGGCTTGTCTGACGAAGTTATTGCTACAACCGTAAACAAAGTTTGTGCTTCCGGAATGAAAGCTGTGATGTTTGCTGCCCAAGCAATCGCTTGTGGTGACGCTGAAATTGTCGTTGCCGGGGGAATGGAAAACATGAGCTTGATTCCGCACTACGTGCAAATGCGTAACGGAAACAAATTTGGTCCTGCAACAATGCTTGACGGAATGCAAAAAGATGGTTTGACAGATGCTTACGATAACAACGCAATGGGAGTTTGCGCTGATTTATGTGCATCTGAATACAAAATCAGCCGTGAAGAACAAGATAATTTTGCTATTCAATCTTATGAAAGAAGCGCAAAAGCATGGGATGCAGGAAAATTTAACAGCGAAATTGTTCCTGTTGAAGTTCCACAAAGACGTGGTGAACCAATCATCGTTTCTAAAGACGAAGAATACACCAACGTAAAACTGGATAAAATCCCTTCACTAAGTCCTGTTTTTACCAAAGACGGAACAGTTACTGCTGCAAACGCATCAACTATTAATGACGGAGCTGCAGCATTAGTTTTAATGTCTGAAGAAAAAGCAATCGCATTAGGATTAAAACCCCTAGCCTACATAAAAAGTTATGCTGATGCTGCGCAAGAACCAAAATGGTTTACAACAAGTCCGGCAAAAGCATTACCAAAAGCTTTAAACAAAGCAGGAATTGCAATTGGAGACGTAGATTATTTCGAATTCAACGAAGCATTTGCAGTTGTTGGTTTAGCCAATTCACAAATTCTTGGTCTGGATAACGATAAAGTAAACGTAAATGGCGGAGCAGTTTCTTTAGGACACCCACTAGGATGTTCGGGAGCAAGAATCATCGTAACTTTGCTAAATGTTCTGGAACAAAACAATGCTAAAACCGGAGCTGCTGCAATTTGCAATGGTGGTGGTGGTGCATCTGCAATTGTTATCGAAAGAGCTTAAATTAATATTTAGATTAGGAGTTATTAATTTCAAATAACTCCTAATTTTCAACTTATAAATTACCCTAAATGTTCGGAATCTGTAATCTCGCCATAGTACCCGTTCGATCTGAGCCAAGTGACCGAAGTGAAATCGTTACACAACTTTTGTTTGGCGAACACATCGAAATTTTAGAACGCCAAAATCAATGGGCTCGAATAAAAATTCAGTTTGATGATTATGAAGGCTGGGTAGATTCGAAACAATATCAGGTAATTTCTGAAG
The sequence above is drawn from the uncultured Flavobacterium sp. genome and encodes:
- a CDS encoding acetyl-CoA C-acyltransferase is translated as MNKRVVIVSAVRTPIGSFMGGLSTVPAPKLGAAAIKGALQKINLDPKLVDEVFMGNVVQAGVGQAPARQAALFAGLSDEVIATTVNKVCASGMKAVMFAAQAIACGDAEIVVAGGMENMSLIPHYVQMRNGNKFGPATMLDGMQKDGLTDAYDNNAMGVCADLCASEYKISREEQDNFAIQSYERSAKAWDAGKFNSEIVPVEVPQRRGEPIIVSKDEEYTNVKLDKIPSLSPVFTKDGTVTAANASTINDGAAALVLMSEEKAIALGLKPLAYIKSYADAAQEPKWFTTSPAKALPKALNKAGIAIGDVDYFEFNEAFAVVGLANSQILGLDNDKVNVNGGAVSLGHPLGCSGARIIVTLLNVLEQNNAKTGAAAICNGGGGASAIVIERA